The Calliphora vicina chromosome 3, idCalVici1.1, whole genome shotgun sequence genome contains a region encoding:
- the LOC135954274 gene encoding neuronal PAS domain-containing protein 4A yields MAFTRHQIEKRRLIELVKLNPILWDCRLPHYKRSDKKKALKWNELGRIFSVNGERVQRTFTSLREIFRRELNHEKMLGARFKSKWEYYDEMAFLKEVIRERKSRERAKSNDVMPPNLNNTNNNTSTGIDEYQYFAPNDPNNPQNQSTTPPITATQASLLPLTQPITVSQILPTTTHNGNSTPLLPPLNPSNLSLPMTTIATTQLQPDVLLNLTPTTLAALQKLNASNSTFPNQQPSRPLSRARSLTIRSCSSSPSIYIKDEPDSLEDTISLDTNSNGKIKDTHKSLNSRSKDTSSKLLLNSKNLNSSTQNLVIDERDCSDLDDDPDDDVDMLDDRLSIATSLQSLNKEPPVAAVGNNSHHPTPRSQPLHNLYPKPTAREILYTKFGEFLAARLNTLNETVANELMNKILMLIAEK; encoded by the exons ATGGCTTTTACGCGCcatcaaatagaaaaaagacGTTTAATTGAATTGGTTAAATTGAATCCCATTTTGTGGGATTGTCGTTTGCCCCACTACAAGCGATCGGACAAGAAAAAAGCCTTGAAATGGAATGAATTGGGTCGCATATTCAGTGTAAATGGTGAACGAGTGCAAAGAACTTTTACTTCATTGAGGGAAATATTTCGCCGAGAATTGAATCATGAGAAAATGCTGGGCGCCCGATTTAAATCCAAATGGGAGTATTATGATGAAATGGCTTTTCTGAAGGAGGTGATAAGAGAAAGAAA atcACGAGAACGTGCCAAATCCAATGATGTCATGCCGCCCAATTTGAATAACACCAATAATAACACCTCTACCGGCATAGATGAGTACCAGTATTTTGCTCCCAATGATCCCAATAATCCACAAAACCAATCCACCACACCGCCTATAACAGCTACACAGGCCTCACTTTTGCCCCTAACACAACCCATAACGGTATCACAAATACTACCTACTACCACACATAATGGCAACTCAACACCATTGCTGCCGCCCCTAAATCCTAGCAATTTGTCCCTACCCATGACAACTATAGCCACCACCCAACTACAACCAGATGTTTTACTTAATCTAACACCCACAACTTTGGCAGCTTTACAAAAACTTAATGCATCTAATTCTACTTTTCCAAATCAACAACCCTCACGACCTTTGTCAAGAGCCCGATCTCTAACCATACGCTCTTGCTCCTCTTCGCCCTCCATTTACATAAAAGACGAACCCGATTCGTTAGAGGACACCATTTCGTTGGACACCAATTCCAATGGTAAAATCAAAGATACTCACAAATCTCTAAACAGCCGTTCCAAGGATACTTCCtctaaacttttattaaattccaaaaatcttAATTCCTCTACCCAAAATCTAGTCATAGATGAGCGAGACTGTTCGGATTTGGATGATGATcctgatgatgatgttgatatGCTGGACGATCGCCTATCGATTGCCACTTCCCTGCAAAGTCTTAATAAGGAACCTCCAGTCGCAGCAGTTGGTAATAACAGTCATCATCCCACGCCTCGTTCCCAGCCATTGCATAATTTGTATCCCAAGCCAACAGCAAGAGAAATACTTTATACGAAATTTGGAGAATTTTTGGCGGCTCGTTTGAATACTTTAAATGAGACGGTGGCCAATGAGttgatgaataaaattttaatgttaattgCAGAGAAGTAA